The following are encoded together in the Mammaliicoccus vitulinus genome:
- a CDS encoding GNAT family N-acetyltransferase — MIKIVENDIEKQDAFSIRKTVFVEEQGVPLDAEIDEYEDISKHIILYHDSEPAAVGRYRTYNNGYAKVERVAVLKPYRKYGYGKKVMNFINLKAKEDGYLGTVLNGQSHAKGFYEKLGYVAEGAEFLEENIPHYHMTLSFD; from the coding sequence ATGATAAAAATAGTTGAAAATGATATAGAAAAACAAGATGCATTTAGTATTAGAAAAACTGTTTTCGTAGAAGAACAAGGTGTGCCATTAGATGCTGAAATAGATGAATATGAAGATATTTCTAAACATATCATTCTATATCATGATTCAGAACCAGCTGCAGTTGGACGATATAGAACATATAATAATGGCTACGCAAAAGTTGAACGCGTAGCAGTGTTAAAGCCCTATAGAAAATATGGGTATGGCAAAAAAGTGATGAATTTTATAAATCTTAAAGCTAAAGAAGATGGATATTTAGGTACTGTTTTAAATGGACAATCTCATGCAAAAGGATTTTATGAAAAATTAGGATATGTAGCTGAAGGCGCAGAATTCTTAGAAGAAAACATCCCCCACTATCATATGACATTATCTTTTGACTAA
- a CDS encoding AMP-binding protein — protein sequence MKILDLIKEQVSLKQTENAIFIEDESISYKELWEESEILANKLSYYPEKVMIGIAIHHPLQFIKWYIAALMNKQIPCVVDANLTNEKLNELAHIYSIQVFVNDANDITYMKHSKLNNVPDDILHIGFTSGTTGTPKAYMRNHDSWIKSFEYNEQLMNAYSQIIVAPGPHAHSLSLYALIFALSSGRGFIGQRNFNAQSLEKVMNNINQPKTLFIVPTILYSLINYKVNLNNVNSIFSSGAKLSPNIFQKFKNQYPYIDIIEFFGSSEASFISYNINGDAPCGSVGKLFPSVKVKIEDQDKDNVGRLYVKSDMTFSGYLNEEMREDWIKIGDWASITEQNELYLYGRESDRLIIGGKNIYPEIIEQNLLKCDEIEELIIISEKHEKFGEIAVLIYKGQVELTYLKVKNFLLNCGLSRYEIPSKLIKVNKMLYTSSGKIARHKMKSTYDLGGERWNQLL from the coding sequence ATGAAAATATTAGATTTAATTAAAGAACAAGTAAGTTTAAAACAAACAGAGAACGCAATTTTTATAGAAGACGAGTCAATCTCATATAAAGAATTGTGGGAGGAATCTGAAATTTTAGCGAATAAGTTAAGTTATTATCCTGAGAAAGTGATGATAGGTATTGCGATTCATCATCCACTACAATTTATAAAATGGTATATTGCGGCATTAATGAATAAGCAAATTCCATGTGTAGTCGATGCTAATCTAACAAATGAAAAATTAAATGAATTGGCACATATTTATAGTATACAAGTATTTGTAAATGATGCTAATGACATCACATATATGAAACATTCTAAACTAAATAATGTTCCTGATGACATTTTACATATCGGTTTTACTTCAGGTACTACAGGTACTCCAAAAGCTTATATGCGTAATCATGATTCTTGGATCAAGTCTTTTGAGTATAATGAACAGTTAATGAACGCTTATAGCCAAATTATAGTAGCGCCTGGTCCTCATGCGCATTCTTTATCTTTGTATGCTCTCATTTTTGCTTTAAGTAGCGGGCGAGGATTTATAGGTCAACGTAATTTTAATGCGCAATCACTTGAAAAAGTGATGAACAATATCAACCAGCCTAAAACACTGTTTATTGTGCCGACGATATTATATAGTTTGATAAATTATAAAGTGAATTTAAACAATGTTAATAGCATATTCTCATCAGGTGCCAAATTATCTCCTAATATATTTCAAAAATTTAAAAATCAATATCCATATATAGATATTATTGAATTTTTTGGTAGTTCAGAAGCGAGCTTTATTAGCTATAATATTAATGGAGATGCACCATGTGGTTCAGTTGGTAAACTATTTCCAAGTGTTAAAGTTAAAATAGAAGACCAAGATAAAGACAATGTTGGAAGATTGTATGTTAAAAGTGACATGACCTTCAGTGGTTATTTAAATGAGGAAATGAGAGAAGATTGGATTAAAATAGGTGATTGGGCTTCCATCACAGAACAAAATGAATTGTATTTATATGGTAGAGAAAGTGACCGATTAATTATAGGCGGCAAAAACATTTATCCTGAAATCATTGAACAAAATCTGTTGAAATGTGATGAAATTGAAGAGTTGATCATCATAAGTGAAAAACATGAAAAATTTGGTGAAATAGCTGTCTTAATTTACAAAGGACAAGTAGAACTAACGTATTTAAAAGTCAAAAATTTCTTGTTGAATTGTGGTTTAAGTCGTTATGAAATACCATCTAAATTAATAAAAGTTAACAAAATGTTATATACATCTAGTGGAAAGATAGCTAGGCATAAGATGAAATCTACATACGATTTAGGAGGAGAACGATGGAACCAGTTATTGTAG
- a CDS encoding WecB/TagA/CpsF family glycosyltransferase, translated as MAKVLEKDLNSISEQIELNRENSFDVIKPQTINVLGLPFANLTAYEMVERIKYFVNQETNDNLFIVTANPEIAHYAYNNNHYQRRIKHADYIVPDGIGIVKAAKYLNTPLKERIPGIELMEEMLNIANASSKRVFLLGSSKEGVKATRKILEAQYPNITFDHKHGYKHVLDYKVTKKIKKFDPDFIFAAMGFPKQEDWIYYNRHHFKHTVMMGVGGSFDVISGNVKRAPKMFIKLNLEWLYRIITDLKRVNRAFKIPMFLKEVQFQKSSRPKKNKYDYMKNR; from the coding sequence ATGGCAAAAGTACTAGAAAAAGATTTGAATAGCATAAGTGAACAAATTGAATTGAATAGAGAGAATTCGTTTGATGTCATTAAGCCACAGACAATTAATGTACTAGGTTTGCCATTTGCAAACTTAACAGCATATGAGATGGTTGAGCGAATTAAATATTTTGTCAATCAAGAAACGAATGATAATTTATTTATTGTAACTGCAAATCCCGAAATAGCACATTATGCTTATAACAATAATCATTACCAAAGACGTATTAAGCATGCAGATTATATTGTACCAGATGGTATTGGTATCGTTAAAGCAGCTAAATATTTGAATACACCTTTGAAAGAACGTATTCCTGGTATAGAGTTGATGGAAGAAATGTTGAACATTGCGAATGCTAGTAGTAAAAGAGTCTTCTTGTTAGGTTCATCTAAAGAAGGCGTGAAAGCTACTAGAAAAATTTTAGAAGCGCAATATCCTAATATCACATTCGACCATAAACATGGTTATAAGCATGTTCTGGATTATAAAGTCACTAAGAAGATTAAAAAATTCGATCCTGACTTTATTTTTGCAGCAATGGGATTTCCTAAACAAGAAGACTGGATTTACTATAACCGACATCACTTTAAACATACCGTGATGATGGGTGTAGGTGGATCATTTGATGTAATAAGCGGAAATGTTAAACGTGCACCTAAAATGTTTATTAAACTTAACTTAGAATGGTTATATAGAATTATAACAGATTTAAAACGTGTTAATCGTGCATTTAAGATTCCAATGTTTTTAAAAGAAGTACAGTTTCAAAAATCAAGCAGACCTAAAAAGAATAAATATGATTATATGAAAAATAGATAA
- a CDS encoding LCP family protein — MSIILMILPVVFGLMLYLETKGAINDSFLDSKKSKSSLRDRPVDPSLDHISVLFLGVDDSKSRREGGQKADQSRTDAMIYTTFNRDKKQIRMVSIPRDTLSYIPAVKYYDKITHAHAIDGPEGSMESVESTLNVPVDYYARINMEAFVEVVDELGGIEYDVPFNLNEPNTEDKGRIKVKKGKQNLTGDEALAVVRSRKQDSDLERGKRQMEMIKAIIKKAQKTNSINKLDDLVKIVGKNAKHNFSFEDIQNLATTYSSSKVKIKTEQLSGTDANYNGVYFFNPDLDNLLELSNKLRKDLKLPQTKKTEMMNYLMTQAYGDLMPYVEVSKKSLKSGNPANSDDSAETVEPAIEPDTEESVEQPVEQPSEQAPVEQAPSEEVPSQEIPQEAPQQAPEQYNQGVDPNTQQPSPEVY; from the coding sequence ATGTCAATAATTCTCATGATTCTACCCGTAGTATTTGGTCTTATGCTTTATCTTGAAACTAAAGGTGCTATAAATGATTCTTTTCTTGATTCTAAAAAAAGCAAATCATCTTTAAGGGATAGACCTGTAGATCCGAGTTTGGATCATATATCAGTCCTATTCTTAGGTGTAGATGATAGCAAGTCGAGACGTGAAGGCGGCCAAAAAGCTGACCAATCTCGTACAGATGCAATGATTTACACAACATTTAATAGAGATAAAAAGCAAATCCGTATGGTAAGTATTCCAAGAGATACATTAAGCTATATACCTGCCGTTAAATACTATGACAAGATTACACATGCTCATGCAATAGATGGTCCAGAAGGTTCAATGGAAAGTGTTGAATCTACATTAAATGTTCCAGTTGACTACTATGCACGTATCAATATGGAAGCTTTTGTTGAAGTAGTTGATGAACTGGGTGGCATTGAATATGATGTTCCATTCAACTTAAATGAACCTAACACAGAAGATAAGGGCAGAATTAAAGTTAAAAAAGGTAAACAGAATTTAACTGGTGATGAAGCACTTGCCGTTGTACGTTCAAGAAAACAAGATTCAGATTTAGAGCGTGGTAAGAGACAAATGGAAATGATAAAAGCGATTATCAAAAAAGCACAAAAAACGAATTCAATTAATAAGCTAGATGATTTAGTTAAAATTGTAGGTAAAAATGCTAAACATAATTTCTCATTTGAAGATATTCAAAATTTAGCGACTACGTACTCTTCTAGTAAAGTCAAAATTAAAACAGAGCAATTATCTGGTACAGATGCTAATTATAATGGTGTTTATTTCTTCAATCCAGATTTAGATAACTTATTAGAGTTGTCTAACAAACTTAGAAAAGATTTAAAATTACCACAAACTAAGAAAACAGAAATGATGAATTACCTTATGACTCAAGCGTATGGAGATTTAATGCCTTATGTTGAAGTTTCGAAAAAAAGTCTGAAAAGTGGTAATCCAGCTAATTCTGACGATTCCGCTGAAACAGTTGAGCCAGCAATAGAACCTGATACAGAAGAATCGGTAGAACAACCTGTAGAACAACCTAGTGAACAGGCTCCTGTAGAACAAGCTCCTTCAGAGGAAGTGCCATCTCAGGAAATACCACAAGAAGCACCACAACAAGCTCCTGAACAATATAACCAAGGCGTAGATCCTAATACACAGCAACCAAGTCCAGAAGTATACTAG
- a CDS encoding DUF2538 family protein — MERKTYEKYEQINTMFDALENQIIHSGDLSNFRKNLYYVNHEHHENYEALLLYYNQANHDPIVDGACYIIAIPEIFNAINIFDNPLPFSWVYTETGLTEEMKSLSVHLQYLVAAALETSQIQIFTPSGYTMGITNWNLHQLRLFWQYTAIVRREAIQN; from the coding sequence ATTGAACGTAAAACTTATGAAAAGTATGAACAAATCAATACGATGTTTGATGCTTTAGAAAATCAAATCATCCATTCTGGAGATTTATCTAACTTTAGAAAAAATTTATATTATGTAAATCATGAACATCATGAAAATTACGAAGCGTTGTTACTTTACTATAATCAAGCAAACCATGATCCAATAGTAGATGGTGCATGTTATATCATAGCAATACCAGAAATATTCAATGCTATTAATATTTTCGATAATCCCCTACCATTCTCGTGGGTATATACAGAAACAGGACTAACAGAAGAAATGAAATCATTAAGTGTCCACTTACAATATCTCGTTGCCGCTGCATTAGAAACAAGTCAAATTCAAATATTTACACCAAGCGGTTATACAATGGGAATCACAAATTGGAACCTTCACCAACTTAGATTATTTTGGCAATATACAGCAATTGTTAGAAGAGAAGCCATTCAAAATTAA
- a CDS encoding glucosaminidase domain-containing protein, whose translation MDKKFYYKTPALVAMTLAGTTLVSHQVNAEQTTNNDNKNIIEQHNNASQIQGEQKELKNQSLSVSGSKAYKDPSIIDEPSKNEDTTKSNDSTLDLASTENAQDTELNATQDTSNVANSEEPASKNVADQDSNKDVENNTTKDTSNTVDSVDTTSNNVADQESNKDVENSTTVDTSNAVDSVDTTSNNVAEQVNNKDVENNTTKDTSNTVDSVDTTSNNVADQESNKDVENSTTEDTSNVANSEEPASNNVAEQDNNKDVENSTTEDTSNVANSEEPASNNVAEQDNNKDVENSTTEDTSNVVDSEDTASNNVTEQDDNKDVENSTTEDTSNVADSEDTTSNKVADQESNKDIEHNSTEDTSNAVDSEDTPTNNVAEQDGNKDVKNNTTEDTSNTVDSEDTTTNNVADQESNKDVKNNTTEDTSNVANSEDTTTNNVADQESNKDVENSTTEDTSNVADSVDTASNNVTDQDGNKDVENNTTEDTSNVADSVDTASNNVTEQDDNKDVGNSTTEDTTSKNVADQDGNKNVENNTTEDTSNVADSEEPASKNVADQDGNNNVELETTNEKPQVSTFAFRSVSGAPTFRRAAATTRTYNPTVSSRTNSQIRSNNYAVPRYVEDFSSHIPKIPYRHGVGKPEGIIAHETANPNSTIQGEIAYMKNNYQSAFVHAFVDDKNIIEVAPTDYLAWGAGGVANQRFIHVELVRVYGGDRFARSINNYADYIATNLAYYGLPLDSAENDGTGTLWSHDAVSRYLGGTDHSDPYGWFAENNYTFNELIDLVREKYSYKTGHLTAPSKPVVSNPKPATPTKPVVSKPKPTKPVATKPTKPVSSPAKTVVVNYKGTVNPNISGVYSSVYDTTTKSATNKAGKTFNIGKQSTYNNQVFYLLQDSNGTPLGWVKSSDVRLQNTAKPVASNTVKPKPVAKPAASNTVKPKPVAKPAASNTVKPKPVAKPAASNTVKPKPVAKPAASNTVKPKPVAKPATSSTVKPKPVATKPVSSPAKTVVVKYKGTVNPNISGVYSSVYDTTTKSATNKAGKTFNIGKQSTYNNQVFYLLQDSNGTPLGWVKSSDVQLQTSAKPAASNTVKPKPVAKSTASNTVKPKTVAKTAVSNTVKPKPVAKSTASNSVKSKPVAKSTASNSVAKTVRVNYVGKVNQNISGVYTSVYDQKTVPALNKAGKTFKIGKQSTYNNQTFYLLQDNNAIPLGWVNARDVQLQTTKAQPKAVKQATPAQPKKTNAIKYSAVNNQPIALKENYTNYLIFDNTGYFYSQPHVSKNTLLGSLQNYQYAYFKVISSQQIENELWYKGILNGKTVWINSKYLQLATEATNISTSPYTLDEAVNIQMALRNGSEPKKVLPSGVRNATRAEVKDSMDTTKYVNDPVQKYQFLDLNKSQGISVSKLNDLLRGKGILENQGEAFSQAAKAVGVNEIYLISHALLETGNGTSQLANGGAIDKNGKVDLNPQTKYYNMFGVGAIDNNALYGGIKYAQQAGWNTPEKAILGGAQFISNNYIKAGQNTLYKMRFNPQNPGVHQYATGVDFAKSNARRISDFYQQIQTDGQYYDVDQYKS comes from the coding sequence ATGGATAAAAAATTCTATTACAAAACCCCCGCACTTGTTGCAATGACTCTAGCAGGTACGACACTTGTTTCTCATCAAGTGAATGCAGAACAAACAACTAACAATGATAACAAAAACATCATTGAGCAACATAACAATGCTAGTCAAATTCAAGGTGAACAAAAGGAATTAAAAAACCAATCTTTAAGCGTTTCAGGTAGCAAAGCGTATAAAGACCCATCTATTATAGATGAGCCAAGTAAAAATGAAGATACAACTAAATCTAATGACTCAACATTAGATTTAGCCAGCACTGAAAATGCACAAGATACTGAACTCAACGCTACTCAAGACACTTCTAATGTTGCTAATTCAGAAGAACCAGCTTCTAAAAATGTAGCTGACCAAGACAGTAATAAAGATGTTGAGAATAACACTACTAAAGACACTTCTAACACTGTGGATTCTGTAGATACAACTTCTAATAACGTAGCTGATCAAGAAAGCAATAAAGATGTTGAAAATAGCACTACTGTAGACACTTCTAACGCTGTGGATTCTGTAGATACAACTTCTAACAACGTAGCTGAACAAGTCAACAACAAAGATGTTGAAAATAACACTACTAAAGACACTTCTAACACTGTGGATTCTGTAGATACAACTTCTAATAACGTAGCTGATCAAGAAAGCAATAAAGATGTTGAGAACAGTACTACTGAAGATACTTCTAACGTTGCTAATTCGGAAGAACCAGCTTCTAATAACGTAGCTGAACAAGACAACAATAAAGATGTTGAGAACAGTACTACTGAAGACACTTCTAACGTTGCTAATTCGGAAGAACCAGCTTCTAATAACGTAGCTGAACAAGACAACAATAAAGATGTTGAGAACAGTACTACTGAAGACACTTCTAATGTTGTTGATTCTGAAGATACAGCTTCTAATAACGTAACTGAACAAGACGACAATAAAGATGTTGAGAATAGCACTACTGAAGACACTTCTAATGTTGCTGATTCTGAAGATACAACTTCTAATAAAGTAGCTGATCAAGAAAGCAATAAAGATATTGAACATAACTCTACTGAAGATACTTCTAACGCTGTGGATTCTGAAGATACACCTACTAACAACGTAGCTGAACAAGACGGCAATAAAGATGTTAAAAATAATACTACTGAAGACACTTCTAACACTGTGGATTCTGAAGATACAACTACTAATAACGTAGCTGATCAAGAAAGCAATAAAGATGTTAAAAATAACACTACTGAAGACACTTCTAATGTTGCTAATTCTGAAGATACAACTACTAATAACGTAGCTGATCAAGAAAGCAATAAAGATGTTGAGAACAGTACTACTGAAGACACTTCTAACGTTGCGGATTCTGTAGATACAGCTTCTAATAACGTAACTGATCAAGACGGCAATAAAGATGTTGAAAATAACACTACAGAAGACACTTCTAACGTTGCGGATTCTGTAGATACAGCTTCTAATAACGTAACTGAACAAGACGACAATAAAGATGTTGGGAATAGCACTACTGAAGATACAACTTCTAAAAACGTAGCTGATCAAGACGGCAATAAAAACGTTGAAAATAATACTACTGAAGATACTTCTAACGTTGCTGATTCAGAAGAACCAGCTTCTAAAAATGTAGCTGATCAAGACGGCAATAATAACGTTGAATTAGAAACAACTAATGAAAAACCTCAAGTTAGTACTTTTGCGTTTAGATCTGTTAGTGGTGCGCCTACTTTTAGAAGAGCTGCTGCGACTACGAGAACATACAATCCAACTGTAAGTTCAAGAACAAACAGCCAAATTAGAAGTAACAATTATGCGGTTCCTAGATATGTAGAGGACTTTTCTAGTCATATTCCTAAAATTCCTTATCGTCATGGTGTTGGTAAGCCTGAAGGTATCATTGCACATGAAACGGCAAATCCTAACTCAACTATTCAAGGTGAAATTGCTTATATGAAAAACAACTATCAAAGTGCCTTTGTTCATGCTTTTGTAGATGACAAAAACATTATTGAGGTTGCGCCTACTGACTATCTTGCATGGGGTGCTGGTGGTGTTGCTAACCAACGTTTCATACATGTAGAACTTGTTCGTGTTTATGGTGGTGATCGTTTCGCACGTTCTATTAATAACTATGCTGATTATATTGCCACTAACTTAGCTTATTATGGCTTGCCATTAGATAGCGCTGAAAATGATGGTACTGGTACTTTATGGTCTCATGATGCTGTTTCAAGATATTTAGGCGGTACTGATCATAGTGATCCTTATGGATGGTTTGCTGAAAATAACTATACTTTTAACGAACTTATTGATTTAGTTCGTGAGAAATATTCATATAAAACAGGTCATTTAACTGCACCATCTAAACCTGTTGTATCTAATCCTAAACCAGCTACACCTACTAAACCAGTAGTAAGTAAACCTAAACCAACTAAACCTGTTGCGACTAAACCAACTAAACCTGTCAGTAGTCCAGCTAAAACTGTCGTCGTTAACTATAAAGGTACAGTTAATCCAAATATTTCAGGTGTTTACAGTTCTGTGTATGATACAACAACTAAATCAGCGACTAATAAAGCTGGTAAAACTTTCAATATAGGAAAACAATCAACTTATAATAATCAAGTGTTCTATTTATTACAAGATAGTAACGGTACGCCATTAGGTTGGGTTAAATCTAGCGATGTTCGATTGCAAAATACTGCGAAGCCTGTCGCTTCTAATACGGTGAAGCCTAAACCTGTGGCTAAGCCTGCCGCTTCTAATACAGTAAAACCTAAACCTGTAGCTAAGCCTGCTGCTTCTAATACGGTGAAACCTAAACCTGTAGCTAAGCCTGCCGCTTCTAATACGGTTAAACCTAAACCTGTAGCTAAGCCTGCCGCTTCTAATACAGTAAAACCTAAACCTGTAGCTAAGCCTGCTACTTCTAGTACAGTGAAACCTAAACCAGTTGCGACTAAACCTGTTAGTAGTCCAGCTAAAACAGTCGTCGTTAAGTATAAAGGTACAGTTAATCCAAATATTTCAGGTGTTTACAGTTCTGTATATGATACAACAACTAAATCAGCGACTAATAAAGCTGGTAAAACATTCAATATAGGAAAACAATCAACTTATAATAATCAAGTGTTCTATTTATTACAAGATAGTAACGGTACGCCATTAGGTTGGGTTAAATCTAGCGACGTTCAACTGCAAACTAGTGCGAAGCCTGCCGCTTCTAATACGGTTAAACCTAAACCGGTGGCGAAGTCTACCGCTTCTAATACGGTAAAACCTAAAACTGTTGCGAAGACTGCTGTTTCTAATACAGTGAAACCTAAACCTGTGGCGAAGTCTACAGCTTCTAATTCAGTGAAATCTAAACCTGTGGCGAAGTCTACAGCTTCTAATTCAGTTGCGAAAACAGTTAGAGTGAATTATGTTGGTAAAGTTAATCAAAACATTTCTGGTGTTTATACATCAGTTTATGATCAAAAAACTGTCCCTGCTCTTAATAAAGCTGGAAAAACATTTAAAATTGGTAAACAATCAACTTATAATAATCAAACATTCTATTTATTACAAGATAACAATGCCATACCTTTAGGATGGGTTAATGCGCGTGATGTGCAATTACAAACAACTAAAGCTCAACCTAAAGCAGTAAAACAAGCTACACCTGCACAACCTAAGAAAACTAATGCGATTAAATATAGTGCAGTAAACAATCAACCAATTGCTTTAAAAGAAAATTATACTAACTATTTAATTTTTGATAACACTGGCTACTTCTATAGCCAACCACATGTTTCAAAAAATACATTACTAGGTTCATTACAAAATTATCAATATGCTTATTTCAAAGTTATTTCTTCACAACAAATTGAGAATGAACTTTGGTATAAAGGTATTCTCAATGGTAAAACTGTATGGATTAACTCTAAATATTTACAACTAGCTACTGAGGCAACGAATATTTCAACTAGTCCTTATACACTTGACGAAGCAGTAAATATTCAAATGGCATTACGAAATGGCTCTGAACCTAAAAAAGTATTACCAAGTGGTGTGAGAAATGCTACTAGAGCTGAAGTTAAAGATTCAATGGATACAACTAAGTACGTAAATGATCCAGTTCAAAAATATCAATTTTTAGATTTAAATAAATCACAAGGCATCTCTGTTTCTAAATTAAATGACTTACTTCGCGGTAAAGGCATTTTAGAAAACCAAGGTGAAGCATTTAGCCAAGCTGCAAAAGCTGTTGGTGTTAATGAAATTTATTTAATCTCACATGCGTTATTAGAAACAGGTAATGGTACAAGCCAATTAGCAAATGGTGGTGCTATTGATAAAAATGGAAAAGTTGACTTAAATCCTCAAACTAAATATTATAATATGTTTGGTGTCGGTGCGATTGATAACAATGCATTATACGGTGGTATTAAGTATGCTCAACAAGCTGGTTGGAATACACCTGAAAAAGCGATATTAGGTGGCGCTCAATTTATATCAAACAATTACATTAAAGCTGGACAAAACACATTATATAAAATGAGATTCAATCCACAAAATCCTGGTGTACATCAATATGCTACTGGTGTAGATTTCGCAAAATCTAACGCCCGACGTATTAGTGACTTCTATCAACAGATTCAAACAGATGGTCAATATTACGATGTAGATCAATATAAATCATAA
- a CDS encoding acyltransferase family protein, with amino-acid sequence MPNDKERDHYFDNARFFLIVLVVFGHLTRSYVNDSHIFKALYMFIYSFHMPAFVLISGFFAKSVGKPGYIKKITIKLLLPYLIFQLFYGLYYYYIDRDDTLNISPFDPQWAMWFLVSLFSWHVILHFVRNFNPYITFTVAIIVGLVVGYFDFINAKLSLSRTFVFFPIFLLGYYINKEQSFILRNKKYLWLSTLSLFAIFIAYLLTDYNFEWLFGSKPYSALESDVDVYSSLKRLFIYVVIFVSTLSFMNLIPERKLPLTYIGSRTMFIYLLHGLFVGLFRSKEWDRMLLDQPYVWVAIVLITIIIVYFFSSDLVRHYANPIVNIKKPPKKKE; translated from the coding sequence ATGCCAAACGATAAAGAAAGAGATCATTATTTTGACAACGCTAGATTTTTCTTAATTGTGTTAGTTGTTTTCGGACATTTAACAAGATCTTATGTTAATGATAGTCATATATTTAAAGCATTGTACATGTTTATATATAGTTTCCATATGCCCGCATTTGTTCTTATATCAGGATTTTTCGCAAAAAGTGTAGGTAAACCAGGTTACATAAAAAAAATTACAATAAAGCTTTTATTACCTTATCTTATATTCCAATTATTTTATGGTTTATATTATTACTATATAGACAGAGACGATACGTTGAATATTAGTCCCTTTGATCCTCAATGGGCTATGTGGTTCTTAGTCAGTCTATTCTCATGGCATGTTATATTGCATTTCGTAAGAAACTTCAATCCTTATATAACATTTACTGTAGCTATAATAGTAGGTTTAGTAGTTGGTTACTTTGATTTTATCAATGCAAAACTTAGTCTATCAAGAACATTCGTATTCTTCCCGATATTCTTATTAGGATATTATATTAATAAAGAACAATCGTTTATTTTAAGAAATAAAAAGTATTTATGGCTTTCAACATTGAGTTTATTCGCTATTTTCATTGCTTATTTATTAACTGATTATAACTTTGAATGGTTATTTGGTAGCAAACCTTACTCAGCACTTGAAAGTGATGTTGATGTATACAGTTCTTTAAAAAGGTTGTTCATTTATGTCGTTATTTTCGTATCTACTTTAAGTTTTATGAATTTAATACCCGAACGAAAATTACCCCTGACTTATATTGGTTCAAGAACGATGTTTATCTACCTACTTCATGGACTTTTCGTTGGTTTATTCCGTTCAAAAGAATGGGATAGAATGCTATTAGATCAACCGTATGTTTGGGTTGCAATTGTGCTCATTACTATCATAATTGTTTATTTCTTCAGTAGTGATCTCGTTAGGCACTACGCTAACCCAATTGTTAATATTAAAAAACCACCTAAAAAGAAAGAATAA